From a single Streptomyces sp. NBC_01264 genomic region:
- the recF gene encoding DNA replication/repair protein RecF (All proteins in this family for which functions are known are DNA-binding proteins that assist the filamentation of RecA onto DNA for the initiation of recombination or recombinational repair.), whose product MHVSHLSLADFRSYARAEVPLDPGVTAFVGPNGQGKTNLVEAIGYLATLGSHRVSADAPLVRMGAERAVIRAAVTQGERQQLVELELNPGRANRARINRSSQVRPRDVLGIVRTVLFAPEDLALVKGDPGERRRFLDELVTARSPRMAAVRSDYERVLKQRNTLLKSAAMARRHGGRSMDLSTLDVWDQHLARTGAELLAHRLDLIATLLPLADKAYEQLAPGGGPLGVAYKSSAGEQVDSGEARTREALYEVLLGSLSEVRKGEIERGVTLVGPHRDDVVLRLGELPAKGYASHGESWSYALALRLASYELLRSEGSEPVLILDDVFAELDARRRERLAELVAPGEQVLVTAAVDDDVPGVLVGTRFAVSGGEVTRL is encoded by the coding sequence ATGCACGTTTCGCATCTCTCGTTGGCCGACTTCCGCTCGTACGCCCGGGCCGAGGTTCCCCTCGACCCGGGCGTCACCGCTTTCGTGGGCCCCAACGGGCAGGGCAAGACCAATCTCGTCGAGGCGATCGGCTACCTCGCGACCCTGGGCAGTCACCGCGTCTCCGCGGACGCCCCGCTCGTGCGGATGGGCGCCGAGCGCGCCGTCATCAGGGCCGCCGTCACCCAGGGCGAGCGGCAGCAGCTCGTGGAGCTGGAGCTGAACCCGGGCCGCGCCAACCGGGCCCGGATCAACCGGTCCTCCCAGGTCAGACCACGTGACGTCCTGGGGATCGTGCGCACGGTGCTGTTCGCCCCCGAGGACCTGGCCCTGGTCAAGGGCGACCCCGGGGAGCGGCGCCGCTTCCTCGACGAGCTGGTCACTGCGCGCTCGCCGCGCATGGCGGCCGTCCGCTCGGACTACGAGCGGGTGCTCAAGCAGCGCAACACCCTGCTGAAGTCGGCGGCGATGGCCCGCCGGCACGGCGGCCGCTCCATGGACCTGTCCACCCTCGACGTGTGGGACCAGCACCTGGCGCGCACGGGCGCGGAGCTGCTGGCCCACCGGCTCGACCTGATCGCGACGCTGCTGCCGCTGGCGGACAAGGCGTACGAGCAGCTCGCCCCGGGCGGCGGCCCGCTGGGGGTGGCCTACAAGTCCTCCGCGGGCGAGCAGGTGGACAGCGGTGAGGCGCGCACCCGCGAGGCGCTGTACGAGGTCCTCCTCGGCTCCCTGTCCGAGGTGCGCAAGGGCGAGATCGAGCGCGGGGTGACCCTGGTCGGCCCGCACCGCGACGACGTGGTGCTGCGCCTCGGGGAGCTGCCGGCCAAGGGGTACGCGAGCCACGGCGAGTCCTGGTCGTACGCGCTGGCCCTGCGGCTGGCCTCCTACGAGCTGCTGCGCTCGGAGGGCAGTGAGCCGGTGCTGATCCTCGACGACGTGTTCGCGGAGCTGGACGCGCGGCGCCGGGAGCGGCTGGCGGAGCTGGTGGCCCCCGGCGAGCAGGTGCTGGTGACGGCGGCCGTCGACGACGACGTGCCCGGGGTGCTGGTCGGGACCCGGTTCGCGGTGTCCGGCGGAGAGGTGACCCGGCTGTGA
- the gnd gene encoding phosphogluconate dehydrogenase (NAD(+)-dependent, decarboxylating), translating into MELGLVGLGKMGGNMRERIRRAGHTVIGYDRNPDLADVHSLRELVDSLQAPRVVWVMVPAGAATQSTVDELAELLSIGDIVVDGGNSRWTDDEKHAAELATKGIGFVDCGVSGGVWGLENGYALMYGGAKDHVARVQPIFDALKPEGEFGSVHAGKVGAGHFAKMVHNGIEYAMMQAYAEGWELLEKVDSVTDVREVFRSWQEGTVIRSWLLDLAVNALDEDEHLQQLRGFAQDSGEGRWTVEAAIDNAVPLPAITASLFARFASRQDDSPQMKMIAALRNQFGGHAVEKK; encoded by the coding sequence ATGGAGCTTGGTCTCGTCGGTCTCGGCAAGATGGGCGGCAACATGCGCGAGCGCATCCGCCGCGCCGGCCACACCGTCATCGGATACGACCGCAACCCGGACCTCGCCGATGTCCACAGCCTGCGGGAACTTGTGGACAGCCTGCAGGCCCCCCGCGTGGTGTGGGTGATGGTCCCGGCGGGCGCGGCGACCCAGTCCACCGTCGACGAGCTCGCCGAGCTGCTTTCGATCGGCGACATCGTGGTCGACGGCGGCAACTCCCGATGGACCGACGACGAGAAGCACGCCGCGGAGCTGGCGACCAAGGGCATCGGCTTCGTCGACTGCGGGGTCTCCGGCGGCGTATGGGGCCTGGAGAACGGCTACGCGCTCATGTACGGCGGCGCCAAGGACCACGTCGCACGGGTCCAGCCGATCTTCGACGCCCTCAAGCCCGAGGGCGAGTTCGGCTCCGTGCACGCGGGCAAGGTCGGCGCCGGCCACTTCGCGAAGATGGTCCACAACGGCATCGAGTACGCCATGATGCAGGCCTACGCCGAGGGCTGGGAGCTCCTGGAGAAGGTCGACTCGGTCACCGACGTCCGCGAGGTCTTCCGGTCCTGGCAGGAGGGCACGGTCATCCGTTCCTGGCTGCTGGACCTGGCCGTGAACGCGCTGGACGAGGACGAGCACCTGCAGCAGCTGCGCGGCTTCGCGCAGGACTCGGGCGAGGGCCGCTGGACGGTCGAGGCCGCGATCGACAACGCCGTGCCGCTGCCCGCGATCACGGCCTCGCTCTTCGCGCGCTTCGCGTCCCGCCAGGACGACTCCCCGCAGATGAAGATGATCGCCGCGCTGCGCAACCAGTTCGGCGGTCACGCGGTCGAGAAGAAGTAA
- a CDS encoding DUF721 domain-containing protein — protein MSGKEQEPAPPEPPRKAAEPSGVDLARQALAAAREQARARGNAAQNKKGRYQPGLRSGARADGRDPMPLMAALDRLRTERGWEMPMAVAGVMERWPEIVGQDIATHCVPDRYEDRELVVRCDSSAWAAQLKLLAPQLVARLNADLGQGTVRLIKVHGPGGGPKRYGPWRAPGSTGPGDTYG, from the coding sequence GTGAGCGGCAAGGAGCAGGAACCGGCCCCCCCGGAGCCACCGCGCAAGGCGGCCGAGCCCTCCGGCGTGGACCTGGCGCGCCAGGCGCTGGCGGCGGCGCGGGAGCAGGCGCGGGCCCGTGGCAACGCGGCGCAGAACAAGAAGGGCCGTTACCAGCCGGGCCTGCGCTCGGGCGCCCGCGCGGACGGCCGGGACCCGATGCCGCTGATGGCGGCCTTGGACCGGCTGCGCACGGAGCGCGGCTGGGAGATGCCGATGGCGGTGGCGGGCGTGATGGAGCGCTGGCCGGAGATCGTGGGCCAGGACATCGCGACGCACTGCGTGCCGGACCGGTACGAGGACCGCGAGCTGGTGGTGCGCTGCGATTCCTCGGCGTGGGCGGCGCAGCTGAAGCTGCTGGCCCCGCAGCTGGTGGCGCGGCTCAACGCGGACCTGGGGCAGGGCACCGTCCGGCTGATCAAGGTCCACGGTCCGGGTGGCGGGCCCAAGCGGTACGGGCCCTGGCGGGCGCCGGGGAGCACCGGCCCGGGGGACACCTACGGGTGA